The Thiogranum longum genome includes a region encoding these proteins:
- a CDS encoding DUF4398 domain-containing protein gives MSEARQAIDAARAAGAERFANPELEQALSSLKAAEKMLNDRRFRDARRSARQARDEAIKARQSAQDASDQ, from the coding sequence ATGAGCGAGGCCCGTCAGGCAATTGATGCGGCGCGTGCGGCAGGTGCCGAACGATTCGCAAACCCGGAACTGGAACAGGCACTTTCGTCACTCAAGGCAGCCGAGAAGATGCTCAATGATCGACGGTTTCGTGACGCCAGGCGCAGCGCGCGGCAGGCACGTGATGAGGCCATCAAGGCGCGCCAGTCAGCACAGGATGCCAGTGATCAATAA